A single region of the Solwaraspora sp. WMMD791 genome encodes:
- a CDS encoding NAD(P)/FAD-dependent oxidoreductase: MRAVDVAIVGAGPTGLFAAYYAGFRGLSTAVIDALPSPGGQVAAMYPEKAIFDIAGFPVIKGRELVANLVEQAAPYQPEYLLGVRADTLDLVDGRPVLGLADGARLACGAVVVTGGMGSFTPRPLPAAAGFTGDGIVYFVPRLAELAGHDVVIVGGGDSAFDWALALQPLARSVTIVHRRDRFRAHAATVERVRALPVRIVVNAQLTAVHGTTRVTGVDITTGDGGPQTVPADTVVAALGFTADLGPLTTWGLELDKRHIRVDSAMATNLPRVFAAGDIADYPGKVRLIATGFGEAATAVNNAAVAIDPSAHLFPGHSSDGT; the protein is encoded by the coding sequence ATGCGCGCAGTCGACGTGGCGATCGTCGGTGCCGGGCCGACCGGGCTGTTCGCCGCCTACTATGCCGGATTCCGGGGGCTGTCCACGGCCGTCATCGACGCTCTGCCGTCGCCGGGCGGTCAGGTGGCGGCGATGTACCCGGAGAAAGCGATCTTCGACATCGCCGGGTTCCCGGTCATCAAGGGCCGGGAACTGGTGGCGAACCTCGTCGAGCAGGCCGCGCCGTACCAGCCCGAGTACCTGCTCGGCGTCCGCGCCGACACCCTCGATCTGGTCGACGGCCGGCCGGTGCTCGGCCTGGCCGACGGCGCGCGGCTGGCCTGCGGCGCGGTGGTGGTCACCGGGGGGATGGGCAGCTTCACCCCTCGGCCGTTGCCGGCGGCGGCCGGGTTCACCGGCGACGGGATCGTCTACTTCGTGCCCCGGCTCGCCGAACTCGCCGGGCACGACGTGGTGATCGTCGGCGGCGGTGACTCGGCCTTCGACTGGGCGCTGGCCCTGCAGCCGCTGGCCCGCTCGGTCACCATCGTGCACCGCCGCGACCGCTTCCGGGCCCACGCCGCGACCGTCGAGCGGGTGCGTGCCCTACCGGTCCGCATCGTCGTCAACGCCCAGCTCACCGCCGTACACGGCACCACCCGGGTGACCGGCGTCGACATCACCACCGGTGACGGCGGCCCGCAGACCGTGCCGGCGGACACCGTGGTCGCGGCGCTCGGCTTCACCGCCGATCTCGGACCCCTCACGACGTGGGGCCTGGAGCTCGACAAGCGGCACATCCGGGTGGACAGCGCGATGGCCACCAACCTGCCCCGGGTCTTCGCCGCCGGGGACATCGCGGACTACCCCGGCAAGGTACGGCTCATCGCGACCGGGTTCGGCGAGGCGGCCACGGCGGTCAACAACGCCGCCGTGGCCATCGATCCGAGCGCGCACCTGTTTCCCGGTCACTCCTCCGACGGGACCTGA
- the glpX gene encoding class II fructose-bisphosphatase: MPEARTRQPQNLDRNLALDLVRVTEAAAMAAGRWVGRGDKEGGDGAAVDAMRKLINSIQMRGVVVIGEGEKDNAPMLYNGEQVGDGTGPEVDVAVDPIDGTTLMSKGMPNALAVLAVAERGAMFDPSAVFYMEKLAVGPDCADVIDIDAGVRENLRRIAKVKKSSVSDVTVSVLDRERHGELVRQVRDAGAQIHFLSDGDIAGAISAARDESDVDVLMGIGGTPEGITAACALKCMGGAIQGKLWPRDEDERDRAVAAGHDLDRVLDTDDLVTGDNCFFVATGVTSGDLLRGVRYRAGGAYTQSIVMRSKSGTIRVIDSYHRLEKLALYSAVDFDGRPIAELDAGA, translated from the coding sequence ATGCCCGAAGCCCGTACCCGACAGCCGCAGAATCTCGACCGCAACCTGGCCCTGGACCTGGTCCGGGTCACCGAGGCCGCCGCGATGGCCGCCGGCCGTTGGGTGGGTCGTGGCGACAAGGAGGGCGGCGACGGCGCCGCCGTCGACGCGATGCGCAAACTGATCAACTCGATCCAGATGCGCGGGGTGGTGGTGATCGGCGAGGGCGAGAAGGACAACGCCCCCATGCTGTACAACGGCGAGCAGGTCGGCGACGGCACCGGCCCCGAGGTGGACGTCGCGGTCGACCCGATCGACGGCACCACGTTGATGAGCAAGGGCATGCCGAACGCCCTCGCCGTGCTCGCGGTCGCCGAGCGGGGCGCGATGTTCGACCCGAGCGCCGTGTTCTACATGGAGAAGCTGGCCGTCGGCCCGGACTGTGCCGACGTCATCGACATCGACGCCGGAGTGCGGGAGAACCTGCGCCGGATCGCCAAGGTGAAGAAGTCCAGCGTCTCCGACGTGACGGTGAGCGTCCTCGACCGGGAACGCCACGGCGAACTGGTCCGGCAGGTCCGCGACGCCGGCGCCCAGATCCACTTCCTCTCCGACGGTGACATCGCCGGGGCGATCTCCGCCGCCCGCGACGAGTCGGACGTCGACGTGCTGATGGGCATCGGCGGCACCCCGGAGGGGATCACCGCCGCCTGCGCGCTCAAGTGCATGGGCGGGGCGATCCAGGGCAAGCTCTGGCCCCGTGACGAGGACGAACGGGACAGGGCCGTCGCCGCCGGGCACGACCTCGACCGGGTGCTGGACACCGACGACCTGGTGACCGGCGACAACTGCTTCTTCGTCGCCACCGGCGTGACCTCCGGCGACCTGCTGCGCGGCGTGCGGTACCGGGCCGGCGGTGCCTACACGCAGTCGATCGTGATGCGGTCCAAGAGTGGCACGATCCGGGTCATCGACTCCTACCACCGGTTGGAGAAACTGGCGCTCTACTCGGCGGTCGACTTCGACGGCCGACCGATCGCCGAGCTCGACGCCGGAGCCTGA
- a CDS encoding DUF4245 domain-containing protein, producing MDAAEPTAGAAAQRAAGAATTPSAGPTTGATRGGGDRSGRSPRDMALSLAVLLVPILLVFVGYQVFLGGDEPVEIDPGPAYEQARSAGEFPVLEPAGLGPDWHPVSAAYRPAGSEGPTLRVGYVTADGGALQLVQSSRPVPQLLVAELTSTAQPQGQVQIGAATWQWYAARPGERALVWLTPQRSVLLVGSATESEFTALAAALAVR from the coding sequence ATGGACGCAGCCGAGCCGACCGCCGGGGCCGCCGCGCAGCGAGCTGCCGGGGCCGCCACCACCCCCAGCGCCGGACCGACCACCGGTGCGACGCGCGGCGGCGGTGACCGGTCGGGGCGCTCACCCCGGGACATGGCGCTGTCGCTGGCCGTCCTGCTGGTGCCGATCCTGCTGGTGTTCGTCGGGTACCAGGTCTTTCTGGGTGGCGACGAGCCGGTGGAGATTGACCCGGGCCCGGCGTACGAACAGGCCCGGTCGGCCGGCGAGTTCCCGGTGCTGGAGCCGGCCGGCCTGGGCCCGGACTGGCATCCGGTGAGTGCCGCGTACCGGCCGGCGGGCTCCGAGGGGCCGACCCTGCGGGTCGGCTACGTCACCGCCGACGGCGGGGCGCTGCAGCTGGTGCAGAGTTCCCGGCCGGTCCCGCAGCTGCTGGTGGCGGAGCTGACGTCGACCGCGCAGCCGCAGGGCCAGGTCCAGATCGGGGCCGCGACCTGGCAGTGGTACGCGGCCCGGCCTGGCGAACGCGCACTGGTGTGGCTGACCCCGCAGCGCAGCGTCCTGCTGGTCGGCAGCGCGACGGAGAGCGAGTTCACCGCGTTGGCCGCCGCACTCGCCGTACGGTGA
- a CDS encoding GntR family transcriptional regulator — MSDVAASSVDGELESISLVELAVRRLRREILSGKTDPGERLVEEHLTRRLGISRAPLREALRLLAQQGLVEHVPRRGVRVATLSDRDVQELYAVRDVLERYAVETALPVRRAGVLGGLRAAIEEMRLATAVADRLRIAEAHRRFHVELVGLAGNQQLTAVYESVLVKLQLYMAINLRREAEVAQPVDGVHRHERLLAAIEAGDPAVVLRELAAHGARTYLG, encoded by the coding sequence GTGAGCGACGTGGCCGCATCGTCGGTGGATGGTGAGCTGGAGAGCATCAGCCTCGTGGAGCTGGCCGTGCGGCGGCTGCGTCGCGAGATCCTCAGCGGCAAGACCGACCCGGGGGAGCGGCTCGTCGAGGAGCACCTGACCCGCCGGCTCGGGATCAGCCGGGCACCACTGCGCGAGGCGCTGCGTCTGCTCGCCCAGCAGGGCCTGGTGGAGCACGTACCACGACGCGGGGTGCGGGTCGCGACCCTGTCCGACCGGGACGTCCAGGAGCTGTACGCGGTCCGCGACGTCCTGGAGCGGTACGCCGTGGAGACGGCGCTGCCGGTGCGTCGGGCCGGCGTACTCGGCGGGCTGCGGGCGGCGATCGAGGAGATGCGGCTGGCGACGGCGGTCGCCGACCGGCTGCGCATCGCCGAGGCGCACCGGCGGTTCCACGTCGAGCTGGTCGGCCTGGCCGGCAACCAGCAGCTGACCGCCGTCTACGAGTCGGTGCTGGTGAAGCTGCAGCTGTACATGGCGATCAACCTGCGCCGGGAGGCCGAGGTGGCGCAGCCGGTCGACGGCGTACACCGGCACGAGCGGCTGCTGGCCGCGATCGAGGCGGGCGACCCGGCGGTGGTGCTGCGGGAGCTGGCCGCCCACGGAGCCCGAACGTACCTCGGCTGA
- a CDS encoding isochorismatase family cysteine hydrolase, whose translation MARIGPVKADPYLWPYDGAAPVERTALLCIDWQTDFCGPGGYVDAMGYDISLTRAGLPATARLLAHARSLGMLVVHTREGHAPDLSDLPANKKWRSARIGAEIGGAGPCGRILIKGEPGWEIVPEVAPVAGEVIVDKPGKGAFYATNLDLVLRTHGITHLILTGITTDVCVHTTMREANDRGYECLILSDCTGATDPGNHTAALHMVTMQGGVFGAVATADDVIAATER comes from the coding sequence ATGGCCCGCATCGGTCCGGTCAAGGCCGACCCCTACCTCTGGCCGTACGACGGCGCCGCGCCGGTCGAGCGCACCGCGCTGCTCTGCATCGACTGGCAGACCGACTTCTGCGGCCCCGGCGGCTACGTCGACGCCATGGGCTACGACATCAGCCTCACCCGGGCCGGCCTGCCGGCCACCGCCCGGCTGCTGGCCCACGCCCGCTCCCTCGGCATGCTCGTGGTGCACACCCGCGAAGGGCACGCGCCGGACCTGTCCGACCTGCCGGCCAACAAGAAGTGGCGGTCGGCCCGCATCGGTGCCGAGATCGGCGGCGCCGGCCCGTGCGGCCGGATCCTGATCAAGGGTGAGCCCGGCTGGGAGATCGTGCCCGAGGTCGCCCCGGTGGCCGGCGAGGTGATCGTCGACAAGCCCGGCAAGGGCGCGTTCTACGCCACCAACCTCGACCTGGTCCTGCGTACCCACGGGATCACCCACCTGATCCTCACCGGGATCACCACCGACGTATGCGTGCACACGACGATGCGCGAGGCCAACGACCGCGGCTACGAGTGCCTGATCCTGTCCGACTGCACCGGCGCCACCGACCCGGGCAACCACACCGCCGCCCTGCACATGGTCACCATGCAGGGCGGGGTATTCGGCGCCGTCGCCACCGCCGACGACGTCATCGCGGCGACCGAGCGGTGA
- a CDS encoding cysteine hydrolase: MSRPVAHRHLLRVPARPAPYTFEPATTALLVIDMQRDFLEPGGFGESLGNDVSQLRRTIDPLRRVLATARALGLTVVHTREGHLPDLSDCPPAKRQRGAPSRRIGDLGPYGRILIRGEYGHDIVDELAPVPGEPVIDKPGKGAFYATDLDGLLGERSITSLLVTGVTTEVCVHTTVREANDRGYECLVLADCVGSYFPQFHTVGLEMIAAQGGIFGWVAESTDLLAALGPATP, translated from the coding sequence GTGAGCAGGCCCGTGGCACACCGCCATCTGCTGCGGGTGCCGGCCCGGCCGGCGCCGTACACGTTCGAACCTGCCACCACCGCGCTGCTCGTCATCGACATGCAGCGCGACTTCCTGGAGCCGGGTGGCTTCGGCGAGAGCCTCGGCAACGACGTCAGCCAGCTGCGGCGCACGATCGACCCGCTGCGCCGGGTGCTGGCCACCGCCCGCGCGCTCGGGTTGACCGTGGTGCACACCCGCGAAGGCCACCTGCCCGACCTGTCCGACTGTCCGCCCGCGAAGCGCCAACGTGGGGCACCGAGCCGGCGCATCGGTGACCTCGGACCGTACGGGCGGATCCTGATCCGTGGCGAGTACGGCCACGACATCGTCGACGAGCTCGCGCCGGTCCCCGGCGAGCCGGTGATCGACAAGCCGGGCAAGGGCGCCTTCTACGCCACCGACCTCGACGGCCTGCTCGGCGAACGGTCGATCACCAGTCTGCTGGTCACCGGCGTCACCACCGAGGTCTGCGTGCATACCACCGTGCGCGAAGCCAACGACCGCGGCTACGAGTGCCTGGTGCTCGCCGACTGCGTAGGCTCGTACTTTCCGCAGTTCCACACCGTCGGGCTGGAGATGATCGCCGCGCAGGGTGGCATCTTCGGCTGGGTCGCCGAGTCGACCGACCTGCTCGCCGCCCTCGGGCCGGCCACCCCGTGA
- the hpxZ gene encoding oxalurate catabolism protein HpxZ, whose product MSAEVNRPDGYAEVNRPDVCAEVREAFDSYEKALVDNDVAAIVGWFWSSEHTVRFGIADRQYGIDEQRAWRAAQPPLPPGRRLYEVRVTTFGADFAVVTCRFDYPGGAVHPGRQSQTWVRGPAGWRIVSAHVSQPAAILHLSTDNSDISSR is encoded by the coding sequence GTGAGCGCCGAGGTGAACCGGCCGGACGGGTACGCCGAGGTGAACCGGCCGGACGTGTGCGCCGAGGTCCGGGAGGCCTTCGACAGCTACGAGAAGGCCCTGGTCGACAACGACGTCGCGGCGATCGTCGGCTGGTTCTGGTCGTCGGAGCACACGGTGCGCTTCGGCATCGCCGACCGCCAGTACGGCATCGACGAGCAGCGCGCCTGGCGGGCGGCGCAACCGCCGTTGCCGCCCGGCCGACGGCTGTACGAGGTACGGGTGACCACCTTCGGTGCCGACTTCGCCGTGGTCACCTGCCGGTTCGACTACCCCGGTGGCGCCGTCCACCCCGGCCGGCAGTCCCAGACCTGGGTACGCGGTCCCGCCGGCTGGCGCATCGTCAGCGCCCACGTCTCCCAACCCGCCGCGATCTTGCACCTATCGACCGATAACTCGGACATATCTTCGCGATAA
- a CDS encoding exodeoxyribonuclease VII small subunit, translating into MVAAAESLSYEQARAELASVVERLESGGTSLEESLALWERGEQLAGICQRWLDGARQRLDTARQSRTTTDA; encoded by the coding sequence GTGGTCGCGGCGGCGGAATCGTTGAGCTACGAGCAGGCCCGCGCCGAGCTGGCCTCGGTGGTGGAGCGGCTGGAGTCCGGCGGTACGTCGTTGGAGGAGTCGCTGGCGCTGTGGGAACGCGGCGAGCAGCTCGCCGGCATCTGCCAACGCTGGCTCGACGGTGCCCGTCAGCGCCTCGACACCGCCCGCCAGTCCCGGACGACCACCGACGCCTGA
- the xseA gene encoding exodeoxyribonuclease VII large subunit has translation MTDTETTPRSTADDPWPVRVVSQKISAWIGRLGWVWVDGQVAQISRRPGATTVFLTLRDPAADLSLTVTTHRDVLDAGAPELADGARVVLRAKPEFYPARGTLSLRADEIRQVGLGELLARLEKLKRLLAAEGLFDRARKRRPPFLPQRIGLITGRASAAERDVLTNARRRWPAVDFRVVNVAVQGPTAVSQMLDALAVLDADPSIDVIVVARGGGSVEDLLPFSDEALCRAVFRCRTPVVSAIGHETDTPLLDYVADVRASTPTDAAKRLVPDLAEEQRLIALARHRLDRAVLGMLDRESHRLEMVRSRPVLARPQVLLDGRAGEVDALRDRATRCVAHRLAAGTAELGHTLARLRALSPAATLDRGYAIVQDAAGQVVRSPDDVAAGDPLRLRLAGGDLPAVAARRD, from the coding sequence GTGACCGACACCGAGACGACGCCGCGCAGCACCGCGGACGATCCGTGGCCGGTCCGGGTGGTCAGCCAGAAGATCAGCGCCTGGATCGGCCGGCTCGGCTGGGTCTGGGTCGACGGCCAGGTCGCGCAGATCAGCCGCCGGCCCGGCGCGACCACGGTGTTCCTGACCCTGCGGGATCCGGCAGCCGACCTGAGTCTGACCGTCACCACCCACCGGGACGTGCTCGACGCCGGTGCCCCGGAGCTGGCCGACGGCGCCCGGGTGGTGCTGCGCGCCAAGCCGGAGTTCTACCCGGCCCGGGGCACGCTGAGCCTGCGCGCCGACGAGATCCGCCAGGTCGGTCTGGGTGAACTGCTGGCCCGGTTGGAGAAGCTGAAGCGGCTGCTGGCCGCCGAAGGGCTGTTCGACCGGGCCCGCAAACGCCGCCCGCCGTTCCTGCCGCAGCGGATCGGCCTGATCACCGGTCGGGCGTCGGCCGCCGAGCGGGACGTGCTGACCAATGCCCGCCGCCGCTGGCCTGCGGTCGACTTCCGGGTGGTCAACGTCGCCGTCCAGGGCCCCACGGCGGTGTCGCAGATGCTCGACGCGCTCGCCGTGCTCGACGCAGACCCGTCGATCGACGTGATCGTCGTCGCCCGGGGCGGCGGCAGCGTCGAGGATCTGCTGCCCTTCTCCGACGAGGCGCTGTGCCGGGCGGTGTTCCGCTGCCGGACCCCGGTGGTCAGCGCGATCGGCCACGAGACGGACACCCCGCTGCTGGACTACGTGGCCGACGTGCGCGCCTCCACCCCGACCGACGCCGCGAAGCGGCTGGTGCCGGATCTGGCCGAGGAGCAGCGGCTGATCGCCCTGGCCCGGCACCGGCTGGACCGCGCGGTGCTCGGCATGCTCGACCGGGAGTCGCACCGGCTGGAGATGGTGCGGTCCCGGCCGGTGCTGGCCCGCCCGCAGGTGCTGCTCGACGGCCGGGCCGGTGAGGTCGACGCGCTGCGTGACCGGGCCACCCGCTGTGTGGCCCACCGGCTCGCCGCCGGCACCGCCGAGCTCGGGCACACCCTGGCCCGGCTGCGGGCGCTGTCGCCGGCGGCGACCCTCGACCGGGGGTACGCGATCGTGCAGGACGCCGCCGGTCAGGTGGTCCGCTCCCCCGACGACGTGGCCGCCGGTGACCCGCTGCGGCTCCGGCTCGCTGGCGGCGACCTGCCGGCCGTCGCCGCCCGACGTGATTGA
- a CDS encoding 4-hydroxy-3-methylbut-2-enyl diphosphate reductase codes for MSEREANPVRPKRVLLANPRGYCAGVDRAVQTVEEALKLYGAPVYVRKQIVHNKHVVSTLEAQGAIFVEENEEVPHGATVVFSAHGVAPEVHEQARERSLKAIDATCPLVTKVHQEARRFAAQDYDILLIGHEGHEEVIGTSGEAPAHIQLVDGPADADSVTVRDPEKVVWLSQTTLSVDETMETVARLKRRLPMLQSPPTDDICYATQNRQQVVKQFAAQCDVMLVVGSRNSSNSVRLVEVALDAGARSGHLIDYAAEIDDAWLVGATTVGLTSGASVPDELVQQVVDHLAARGFTDLETVTTVEETITFSLPSELRRDMKAAAAGTDVRAAAS; via the coding sequence GTGAGCGAGCGTGAGGCGAATCCGGTCCGACCCAAGCGGGTGCTGCTGGCCAACCCCCGGGGCTACTGCGCCGGGGTCGACCGGGCGGTGCAGACCGTCGAGGAGGCGCTGAAGCTGTACGGTGCCCCGGTCTACGTCCGCAAGCAGATCGTGCACAACAAGCACGTCGTCTCGACCCTGGAGGCCCAGGGGGCGATCTTCGTCGAGGAGAACGAGGAGGTCCCGCACGGGGCGACCGTGGTGTTCTCCGCCCACGGTGTCGCCCCCGAGGTGCACGAGCAGGCCCGGGAGCGCTCGTTGAAGGCGATCGACGCGACCTGCCCGCTGGTGACCAAGGTGCACCAGGAGGCCCGCCGGTTCGCCGCCCAGGACTACGACATCCTGCTCATCGGGCACGAAGGCCACGAAGAGGTGATCGGCACCTCAGGCGAGGCGCCGGCGCACATCCAGCTGGTCGACGGCCCGGCCGACGCCGACTCGGTCACCGTACGGGACCCGGAGAAGGTCGTCTGGCTGTCCCAGACCACGCTGTCGGTGGACGAGACGATGGAGACCGTTGCGCGGCTCAAGCGCCGGCTGCCGATGCTGCAGTCACCGCCGACCGACGACATCTGCTACGCCACCCAGAACCGCCAGCAGGTGGTCAAGCAGTTCGCGGCGCAGTGCGACGTGATGCTGGTGGTCGGGTCCCGCAACTCGTCGAACTCGGTCCGGCTGGTCGAGGTGGCGCTCGACGCCGGCGCGCGGTCCGGTCATCTGATCGACTACGCCGCCGAGATCGACGACGCCTGGCTGGTCGGCGCGACGACGGTCGGGCTGACCTCCGGCGCCAGCGTGCCCGACGAGCTGGTGCAGCAGGTGGTCGACCACCTCGCCGCGCGCGGTTTCACCGACCTGGAGACGGTCACCACGGTCGAGGAGACGATCACCTTCTCGCTCCCGTCCGAGCTGCGGCGGGACATGAAGGCGGCGGCTGCGGGAACGGACGTCCGCGCCGCCGCGTCCTAG
- a CDS encoding sulfotransferase domain-containing protein, giving the protein MINRTWTFAKHHTPSPVRIAVRWTMLETRNARSRLTVPVVARCEYDNVYHCTVRKTASQWVKALVSDPVVYRYSGLLPFDQRVHRRRYPDAIPPGRMASSLFVGYKRFSAIPKPDKYRAFFITRDPRDIVVSGYFSLRNSHTPMGDILHHRKILQELPRKEGLLYVIKHLKDTNLFSALRSWVVAPPAETYRLFKYEDLTGERQVDEVDQLMRHCGIVLPPAELTALLDRHGFARMRKTRLETEAKAHYRKGKAGDWLNHFDDDIYEAFVAATGDLVERCGYPSREEALRAREQDRTEA; this is encoded by the coding sequence CTGATTAATCGGACCTGGACGTTCGCCAAGCACCACACGCCGAGTCCCGTGCGTATCGCGGTGCGGTGGACGATGCTGGAGACGCGGAACGCGCGAAGCCGCCTGACGGTTCCGGTGGTGGCGCGGTGCGAGTACGACAACGTCTATCACTGTACGGTGCGCAAGACGGCCAGCCAGTGGGTCAAGGCGCTCGTCAGCGATCCGGTGGTGTACCGCTACTCCGGGCTGTTGCCCTTCGACCAGCGGGTGCACCGGCGGCGCTACCCCGACGCGATCCCGCCCGGCCGGATGGCCTCGTCGCTCTTCGTCGGGTACAAGCGTTTCAGCGCCATCCCCAAGCCCGACAAGTACCGGGCGTTCTTCATCACCCGGGACCCGCGTGACATCGTCGTCTCCGGCTACTTCTCCCTGCGGAATTCGCACACCCCGATGGGCGACATCCTGCACCACCGCAAGATCCTCCAGGAGCTTCCGCGAAAGGAAGGCCTGCTGTACGTCATCAAGCACCTCAAGGACACCAACCTCTTCTCGGCGCTGCGCTCCTGGGTGGTCGCGCCCCCTGCGGAGACTTACCGGCTGTTCAAGTACGAGGACCTCACCGGTGAGCGGCAGGTCGACGAGGTCGACCAGTTGATGCGCCACTGCGGGATCGTCCTGCCGCCGGCCGAGTTGACGGCGCTGCTCGACCGGCACGGGTTCGCCCGGATGCGCAAGACCCGCCTGGAGACCGAGGCGAAGGCCCACTACCGCAAGGGCAAGGCCGGCGACTGGCTCAACCATTTCGACGACGACATCTACGAGGCGTTCGTCGCGGCGACTGGTGATCTCGTCGAGCGGTGTGGCTATCCCAGCCGCGAGGAGGCGCTGCGCGCCCGCGAACAGGACCGGACCGAGGCGTAG